In Sesamum indicum cultivar Zhongzhi No. 13 linkage group LG1, S_indicum_v1.0, whole genome shotgun sequence, the sequence AGGGGCAATGACATTGACATTGTAAACGCCTTCACTAACGAGAGCATTGACCAAATAGGAAAGACCCGGGGACTCAATCCCATCACTATTGGTAACCAATATGATGGGCTTGGACACGTTATCATCACCGGGCTCGTTGCCGGAAGAAGAGGGCTGGCTCGAATCTTCATCATTTATAACTGGCTTGGACGATACGCCGTCATTTCCGGCGGGCATGCGGTTAGCCAGTACTTGTTGAAGATTAGAGACCAGCCCGGGTGGCAAGAAGTTATTCTTCACCACTGGCGTTGTCATTTGAAGGGGGAAAAGCAATGAGAAGAAGTGGAAACTGATgaaatgatgatgaagaagaaaaggatgtTAAGCGGAGCGAACAGGGGTAGAAACTCAAAACCCTATTATGCAGTGAGAGTCGGGGAAAATTCTTGCCCGACCAGTCTCGGCTGAACAAATTCAATCACATCTACTATGTAATTAATcactttctttaaattataaattcgaCTAAATTGAGTCCGGGTAAAAATTTTCGGAGagtgagagggagagagattCAAATGGTGGTGGGTAACTGGTTTTGGATTTGGAAAGAGGCATGGGAGCACTGGTAGAAGTGTCTCCATTGGCGCGTGCTTCACACTTTGATGGTTGAGATTTTTATACATTCTGTTTTTTTCCCGACAACGTTTGTAAAGTTACACATTGGACTGAATTTATTTCaacatcttttaaaatttattaaatttattaatattaataaataaataaaattttatatttatttaaattaaataaaaaaattatcaagttatttttgtatatttttcatctattaatacatattaagaagtataacatattaatgcatgtgaggaatgattattacaatttaagtcatatttgtaaataaattaaatattctgaCAACTTTTTGCcctaactatttttttgtgtatttgaaaattatttcgtctcaacaataattaaatctacCATCTATCGAGGTAGTTGGGTGATCTTTCACAGAAAATGTTGgaataaactttaaaaaaaattattttatattattttgaatatttatttatttcataattttcactAATGATCCCATTTTGTTGtgagtttattattttattcattatatgatcattaaattttaaataattattttatagccctttattgtgatttttttattacacttattCTTAGCATctcaatttataatatgatataaaagGATCACTATTTCATACAACGGTCATATTTGTcatctatataaaaaagtcattttaagtgtttgtttgaaaaaaaaaaaaaaaactttatagtccaacaaattttttagagtttttatattatgtggATGGATTCATTTCTAGTTTGTTTTAGTGGTCGTACACATAGATTAGACATTAATGTGAACTAATAGAGATTATTCTCAAGTCATGGTCAATCGTTCATACTTGCATGTAAGGAAAACAATAATAGTTAGTACAACAATAAGTTAGGGCTGGGTGGGCCCGAGGCCCTCCCCTCCAACACCCAGAAGGACTTGCGACCCACCCCATTCCGCCCCACTCGGTAGATccgattatttttatttttttatttattttataactatatataaaataatatatatattaattaattactaagaAAAGTTAAGATAtcaactataaataaaattattcatgaCCTAACTCAAAcattaaagtccaaaaaataaattctcaagtctaaataaattacttataaaaacaaatcaaacaatttatagaaattacaAGTTACTAACAacttcttcattttcatcctTGTTAAGTATTGTGGATTAACTTTACAATTTATCAATTGTTGAGCAACCtaacaataaacaaataaaatgatataatattttattagtgttTATTCTACCAAAATagagtaaaataatatatatgttaatgaATTAAATCGGGCGGGTTTTAGGAAGCCGAACCCAGTCCGAACTCGATCGGGTCATAATACTTAGGACCCGCTACCCGTCtcacttgtatttttttgacCTGAACCCGCCCCTTTTGTCGGATCCGAATCCAATTGCCACCTCTAGTCATGGCTCTTCATTAATGTAACTTTTTCAGTTTGAAgctttatttgtttgttttctttcatcaCTATTGtgatattcatatatattgagaGATAATTTAACacaatatgcaattttagaaaagcctaagtttttggtaaaaaatggTGCAAACTCCATACTGTAATATCATATTCATTAGATAGCATAGGGATGTGCATAATTtgatttacataaaattaatttaattatttaaaattaatgacgcgatgtattttttttcttctagtttctgcatattacataaaattgtaattggGGCGGGGATCCGACGCCCAACTTCCCGACCCAAAAAGGGGCAGCGTGGGCTCCACCGCCAATCAGAATctgctttaaaaaatatgttttgaaCGTGCACGGGACCGCCCATAGTGGAGCGTGTCTGGGTAATACCCCACGCCACCCACAAGGCAAGAAATAACACAAACAGCTCTCATTTCCTCCCACTTCCTAAACTCTATTCTTCTAATTAAACCATTGGGAAATATTTTGCCTACTTTGCAATTACTTTTTCTTACCTCCtaaatttagattattagaGTAGCAACTTTGGTGTAGAGAGAAACACGACTCTAATACATATCCATGTATTTAACTGGAATGGATTCGACACTCaaatgaaattgttaaaagtaaaaaaaaaagaaagaaatcagAAATGCAGTTTAAGAGTTGCAGTAAAAGATGTAGTAAGAAAAGTATTTCTACAAAGATGGATATCTATGGTCTTTCTTGCAGTTTCACTTTCAGTGCCTCAATCACGGCCGAGAAATCATCATCACTTAGACCGTGTGCTTTTGCTACTTTGTAGAGCTCgtttgctgctgctgcaatCGGCGTGGGCTGGGAGACTGATTCAGCTAGTCCCAGAGCAAGTCGAAGGTCCTGACAAGGTAAACAATTTCCATCAGAAGCTTTCTGTAATCTCACATGCATGCAATAAATGAATTGAGTCGAGTTGAACACGTtgcttcaaaattatttaaatgtcCATTGAATTTCGAGAACCTGTGTTAGTCAGCTTGGTCTTTCCACACATACTTTACTGATGGACTTCAAATCATAccgaatgaaaaaaataaaaatattaaaacttggTTGTTATGTTTAATAGGACAAGCTGAAACAAGCTCTTAACAGTTAATCTCGAGTCGAACATCCAgtattttgagtttttcttttcaggTTTAAGTGCTGGAAGATTGGATACCTTCTGCTGATGCTTTAATGGAAATGCTGTGGGGTAGAGAGATTGAACCATTGAAGGACCTTTCACAGAGTACATTGGTGCACTGATTGCACCCTGGGAGATAACCTGCAAGAATTAACAATGcatgaaaacatatatatgctgCAGAATTCTACCACAATATAGTCATTCTTCTACAGCTAAACGCCACGAACTTGTACCTCTACATGCTATGTTGAACATCAGAACATTGGGCTTGGAGTCTCGAATTGTTACATAGTGAAAATGGGGTTTATTTCAAAAGTCTTGTTTATACAATGATTTATTAGATAAGAATAGGCCGAATGGTAATGATCTTTCTTCATACAATTGTTAGTGGCATGAATCACGTTCATGGAAGAACACAGATCGATGCTTTAGCAGTATGGATGAATAGaacaagagaagaaagaaaacgCAAAAGTCTTAGTTCTTGCCAATGATCACAAGCAAGCAAATCAAAGTTGAATATTTCACAAGTTCATGAATTGAAAATGGAAAGCAAAGTTATAAACTTTGTGATGTTGTCTTAAGCCAACATGTGGAGTTCATCATACAAAAGGATTAGTTTTGCAAGAGCATACCTCGACCAGCACTTTTGGGTCCAGACCAACTTTCTCGCTAAGAAGCAATCCTTCGGAAAACGATGCCATCATACTGTCAATAGTTCATAATGCAAAAACTGAGTAAAACTTAGGTCTATGGAGTAGTTAAAACcccagaaaatgaaaaatgaagagaaagaagaggaagagtTGCGGAGTAGGAAGGCACAGAACCTTCCCATTATCATATTGACGACAAGTTTCATTGCAGCTCCATTTCCGACATCTCCAAGATAAAATCTTGactacaaaaattatgaaaataaacgAGAAAAGCAAGATCAGGACCATTTGGTAAAGAGAAGAGGAATAGAAGGAGAGGAATCACCTTTCCCATGATGTCTAAAAGCGGAGCAGAAGTTTCGTATAGAGATTTGTCACCTGAGCGAAATTTGCAGCAGTCACAGATTAAAACATAACTTGGAATGAGGATAAAAATGCAAGAGATATTAATAAATGTCATGCTTTACAAATTCTAACTAGTTAACTAAGCCAACTTGTTTCTACCTGCAGTAAGAAAAATTAACTGTCCGTCTTCAGCTGGCTTTTTTGAGCCTGAAACTGGAGCCTGTTGACATGAAGGAAAATACGTGTTTTTCATTCTCATTGAGATAATTGCCTTCATGTGCTTTACGTTTGTATTGAGTTAGAAACCTCAAATGTTAACCTCCAGAAATAGCGCTCCTGTAGATTTGATATGTGCACTGATCAATTTGGAAGTCTCGCCATCGACAGTGGAGACATCTACATAACTATGCAGCCCGTTCAACAAGAACTATTATAAGCTCAAACTTGTAATGAGAGATGAGAGGGACAAAGGGACGGCAGCAAAAAGCAAGTCAAAGTATTTCAAGAGCATATCAGGGAAATATACCCTTTTCCAGGACTCATGCCACTTGCAGCTCCATGCTTTCCGCATGCAACATCCACCTGGAAAACATGAGATGTAATGAGCTTGGACTGCTATGACAGGGCAACTACATCCACAAAAGGAAGGTTTATACTCACTGCGCTTTTAGGATCGGCAAGCATTGCAAATGTGACATCGCAAGAGGCGGCTACTTCCTCAGGTGAGGATTTATATCTGCATTAAAGGTCCCtgttttagaaaattgaaaagaagatGGCACAATCATAGAAACTGACACCTAGTTGGCCTGGTTAAAGTATGTTAATGTATGCAATGATGTTTAGTTACTTTTAGATAATGGCTTGAGTAAGTTCACCCATGTACTTACTTTGCACCCAAGGAGATAAGGGTATCGCATTTGCTTTTGGTCCTATTCCAAACAGTAACATCACATCtacagggaaaaaaaaaaaaaaaaacgtggTCAGTAGCGAGTTATAGATGAGAAGTGCTAAAACATATACATTTGACGTATTGCCCAGTATCAAGACCCTATCAATACCTTTGGCCAAACCAAAGAATcataagaatataaattaacGAGGAGAGACATTTTCTGCTTTactgaaaaattcaagaaagaacTACACATTGCATGTGTGGTTTCAACTCCACTACTGTAGAAGACAAACTTGATGAAGCGGATAGcacaaaataagtatttttaaaaatgatatctgGCAtgcattaatttcaaattcattatttcaaGAAGAAGATGCTAGATATTTGCCTAGGATATCAATGTCCTATTTTGCCAGCACCGAGGctgtgaaaattttgaacatgtAGACAAAGATACAACGAGTGGATAAGGAAGTTGGACATGAAGTAATTTAAACTCAACATACTAATGAAGAGACTTGTACCCTGCTTTTATGAGATTTTGAGCCATTGGAGAGCCCATAATTCCAAGACCAAGAAAGCCAACCCGAGCTGGAATTTCATCTGTTTTGCCGACATAAAGTTGATTAAAGTTTTTATCCAAAACATAAGTTGGCAATTCTAGCTTTTCAACAgacaataacaaattaaagaaaaaaaaaatcagcaaatCAAACTTGAGGACACACAACgtgaacaataattttgcaaCATAAAACGAAAATGGAAGTAAGATTCTTCGTATGCCCCAGccttgttaaatttttttgacatattttaaACATCTTGATCGCAAGTTTTCAATCAGatacaaaagaaataagaagtTTCGTCATGCTTAAGCAGCAGCACATTCAGATACAAAGATTACTTATCCTGCAGccttaaaattctaaaaaccCATCATTTCAGTTTTCAGAGATTAATAGAAGGAAAAATAGTATAAACGAAAGACAGAAAACTTCCAGAGATTCTTAAATAAAGCTGGAACAAGAATTGTGACAATATGCAATGTAATTAACATCGTATAGGTCTCCGACAAGCTATAACACAGTAGCAACGCACATCCCACAACAGAAGCTAGAATCATAAAGTAAGAACAAGAATGCCCATCACACAAGAATGTAAAATTAcccccaaaaagaaaaggtaccTTTGGGAGGTGCACTCGATTCTTGAGAAGAAAAGGCCTTAACTTGGACGGAGAATTGGGTTTTAATGGGAAGACTAGAAATGGGCTTGCGTCTAAATTGGAGTGGTCTCTGGGGGCAAAAGCTTGAGCACGCAGCCATGGATTTTGATAGTGAAAGTGCAGCTTTTGGGGGTGAAAGAATTGCAGCAGTGGTTAGATAATAATGGTTTGTGCAGCTGGGCTTCACCATTAGAATCTTGGCCattcttttcaagaaatagTCTTGTTAGTCAGTATATTCCTAGCAATTGGAAGAGATTAAATTTGTATGGGAAAAGCACGAAGTCCGATGAAATACTGGACACGACATTCATCGAGTTATCAGCTGCGGTATGGGGGTTAATAATCTGGATAACTTCGTTAGGAAAGGGGAACACTTTGTTGAGGGTGTTTCTGGAATTCAGTATCTACTATGACTATCCAACTATacttcttgtttttgttttttcctttcttgcttcttttgttttttactgTTACTTCCGTtatttttggacaaatttGATTCGGTACAAAATTGTCCATCATGGGAAGAAAATGCACTCATTACAAAAGAACCTTAAAAGTACCATGGTGCATCATGGCGAAGCAGCTTATGAACAAGCTGATTTGCCTTGATCATATTGAACATTGAAACCAGTTgtttatcccaaaaaaaagaaaaagaaaataaagggaTACAGTTACAACCATGAAGTTAATAGTCAGGCATTTCACCAAATGCTAGATTAATTATCCTTACAACATACAGGTAAGTTACAGTGGTATATCTACATTCCACACCTACAAAACATCCCAAGCAAAATCCAGTTTGGGATTGTCATTCATCTTCATCTCCATCTGctaattcttcttcttcctcttcctcctcatcACCAacttcttcctcctcttccaAGTTTTCATCATCGACAATGAAACCTCCCAACGTctcatcatcttcatcctcATCTTCAACATCTTCATCATCCACTTCTTGGTTTATCTTCACTGCAGTGCGTTTGCTCTTGCTTGTTGGTTTGCCACGATCCTTGGACCTTGTCATATATTTTGGCCTTTGAGGCTTCTTGGACTTGCTAATAAACACTTTGTCATCTTCACTCTCTCCAGTCCACTCCTCGTCTTCATTCTCTGCTccttttttcctcttccttCTCGTACTCcccctttttttcttgtcCTCATCATTATCAATATCACTATCTCTTCCTGTTTCCTCAAGAAACCAGTCCCAATTCTTGATGTCCCTTATCATTTTCTTGGGATAGGAATCAAACTCATGTCCTATTACCACCAACCCAAATTCTGCAacgaataaataattgaatcaGCAAAGAATTCACACGTATAGGCATTCATGGAACAGCTCAAATTGAACAATCAACaagttcaaaacaaaattagcaTGCAAATTTTACttcaaataaactttttgaacaaattatgctaATAGCAATTGAAGTTATGAAAAACAAACCTTTAACAGGATCTATATCCGAAATATCCACACTCTCTTGCTGCAAATCTTCAACACCTCCTAACCCACTCCCACTCTCCCAAGTCCCAGCCAACTCGCTCTCCAAATCATTCTGTCGAACACTTTGACCGCCACTTTCAGATCTTCTCAAAGTATACCAAACGGGATTCTTAGAAGAAACGCAGAACATATCGCCGTCTTCCACTACGCCCCTTTCGAACCTCCGACTTATGTTgacttcattatttttattcacgTAAATGGGATTCTTTCCAAGAACTTCAAACTGGAGGCGGATTTCTTGATTGTCGGAAAATGTGGGGAAGGAGAAGGAAACGTGGCGCCGAGAAATCGTTTTATCAGAGGAATTCAGGCCGCGGGCTCTCCCGAGTTCCCGGGTCTGACCCggtttgatttgaatatttgacCCATCTGCACCGACTATTTCCATTGACGGAAAACTGAGAGGTTTCCGAGAAGAAAGCACGAGAATAGGTGGCAAAACCGGCgggcctttttcttttatggtgTGGGAAATGTTACAACGCGCTTTTTCTTCTATGACCTATTAAAACGCATATCTTATTTGCTTCACGTTTTTCCTGTATCGGTGAACAATTGTATTACTCTTCATCTTACATCTTAATTTAAGCAAACATTTTAAATAGTTCTCTCAGTTAaaaactttacaaaattttgtctGCTAAAAATTCAAGTCTAAAACATAGCACTAATATTCTTTAAACCTAATTTTGTATTCTACTCTCCTTGCAATGTACAAAAAGACCAGTTCGATCTAATCCTTGACTGCCAAAAGCTGCTAAGCTACAAAGGCTAACTAATTGTTACACATCTTATTGTAGAAATGCACAAATCAGCACTTTCTTCCCCAAAATAGACGGGGGATCGATTTGCAGCATGAAGATTTCATTTTGAAGATTGTGGAGGAGCAGTCTTTGGGTCTTGTTTTGGTCCTGAAACGGCTGCGGTTGCTGCAGCAGTCACAGCAGCAGCTGCAGCGCCAATCTTTGCTCCACCGGCAGCTTTCATTGCACCGCCAATTTTAGCAAATGCAGCAATTCCTCCTACAAGTATGGCTCTTAATGCAACCGTTGGTTTTACCGACATGATATCTGCAATACCCATCTCGATATCAGTTTGGCGGATCAAGATATTCCAAacagaataagaaaataatggaGTTGGAAGAAGTTCAGGACAAGAAACAGTTGCAGACAAGATTAGTTACCACCTTTGTCTGAAGCAAGATATTTAGTTTAGGGCAGTGATCAATTTGACAACTAATAAAGCTTAAACTATTTCTGCAGCCTATCTTAATCTTCCCCTTAACATCTTTAGTGCTAGTAAACATGGATGCAGCAGATCTAGAGAAGCAAAAAAACCAACACTCAGAATTTTCTCAAGAATATTACAAGTTTCAACAGGAATGCAATGTTCAACTTTAAGTCTGAAATTCAAAGATAATGGTAAAGACCGAAAGACAAGAGATGTTCATTAATATAATACGCAACTAAGCTCAAGCTATGCTGTGATTTCTTAAACTTGATAGGATATAAGCCAACAATATCCACGCAAACCACCATGACAAGAATTCTGGGGTGCCAACAATATGGTTGGAGAAATAATATGGCATGGAGGGAGTGTGAATGACTACATTTCTGgatacatatacatatgatCCAACATAACGACTTTCAAAAGGAGAGGATTAATAATAAAGGAAATAGCTGAGCAAACTCACAGAATAATGTCTGCTTTTTCTGCGATTAGAAGtacagaaaattatataagcaTGGAGTCTTTAAAAGGAGCGACTGCATACTTTCTCATCCTCTTTTGATTAAAAAGACTAGATCCTTTACAATTTGAGTATCTTGATCTTTGCTCATTAATTGGGCTAATCGTAATGTAAACGTTGGCATTATTTTACGCACATTACACTAAACAACAGTGCTACTAAATCTGAGAGAACCCTACACAAGCAGCTCCAATTCACAGAAAACGAATGTAGCTCTCCAACACCGAATAGATAGTACCCTCAAAGGCAAACcataactacaaattattaaGAGAAACTACCAAGTCCGTTTTCACCAATCCTAATTTTGCCAGATCCTTCAACCTAAATTAGTTCAGTGCCAGTTTTCTGTATGCACCTATCACGATATGTTTCTCATCTCCAATTAGAGGGAAAAGGCAAAAGGCTAAACAATTAACACATAAATCAGAAGAACGAAATTCAGAAATCAAAGTGCTCATAAGAAGGTTGCCTCTAATTCAAGCTCAAAACTCCCAATATATCCCATTCACACCCAATAAATCAACAtcttatcaaaatatcattcataagTTATCTTCATCACACAAAAACAATCCTCTCCACAGAAAAAACGAAGCAATAGCTCAACATCCATCAATCCTCCACATTCTCAATTCTGAAGAAAGCAAATGAACCCAAatcaaaaaaccaaaaatctgGCACAAATCAGTGCTCGAATGAATTAAcgcataaattaaaaacagaaaaatcaattcaCACACTTAAAGTTGAcgaacaaaaatcaaaacccaAAGATCCAATGCCACCATACCAAAGATACATGACATATTCAATCAGCTGATGAATTCAATTGAAAAGGCCGCGAAAAAAACTCAAACAACTAAAACTGAAAACTGAGAAGCAGAAATCATACCTTAACTCAGAGCTCAATAATCTATCAATGGGATCAAACACTACACCTTATTCTTCgaattatagatatatatatatatatatatattatatcccTTCTGCTTCTGCGTGtgatttcaatataaaattttcttcctAGAATCGAGCGGCAAGAAATGAAGCCGTTGCTAACTGACAGTACGTTGTCGTACGGTCTTTTGGGCCAAATGGACCGAATTTTACTGGATTCTGGACCAAGTTATTGGGCCGAAGTTGAATTGTCATTCTGTATTTGGGTCAATGGGCTCCTTACATATACAGGCCTTCATACATTGTTTTCTTCTATAACAGGCCCACATAATTGAAATTAGCCCATTAAGATGTCatcctatttattttttttcctttttctcttttcagataaaatataataaatatttaactatttaGACATTTGATGCTCATATTTGCAAGGCCCACATTCTTGATACTTAGTAATTTGTGCCACATTATacgtatatttatacatttattaagatagaaaaattatataaattgtattattcaAGTTTTGTACATAAAAGGTACctgaaaatacatatataaaa encodes:
- the LOC105163438 gene encoding glyoxylate/succinic semialdehyde reductase 2, chloroplastic is translated as MAKILMVKPSCTNHYYLTTAAILSPPKAALSLSKSMAACSSFCPQRPLQFRRKPISSLPIKTQFSVQVKAFSSQESSAPPKDEIPARVGFLGLGIMGSPMAQNLIKAGCDVTVWNRTKSKCDTLISLGAKYKSSPEEVAASCDVTFAMLADPKSAVDVACGKHGAASGMSPGKGYVDVSTVDGETSKLISAHIKSTGALFLEAPVSGSKKPAEDGQLIFLTAGDKSLYETSAPLLDIMGKSRFYLGDVGNGAAMKLVVNMIMGSMMASFSEGLLLSEKVGLDPKVLVEVISQGAISAPMYSVKGPSMVQSLYPTAFPLKHQQKDLRLALGLAESVSQPTPIAAAANELYKVAKAHGLSDDDFSAVIEALKVKLQERP
- the LOC105163447 gene encoding myelin transcription factor 1, with the protein product MEIVGADGSNIQIKPGQTRELGRARGLNSSDKTISRRHVSFSFPTFSDNQEIRLQFEVLGKNPIYVNKNNEVNISRRFERGVVEDGDMFCVSSKNPVWYTLRRSESGGQSVRQNDLESELAGTWESGSGLGGVEDLQQESVDISDIDPVKEFGLVVIGHEFDSYPKKMIRDIKNWDWFLEETGRDSDIDNDEDKKKRGSTRRKRKKGAENEDEEWTGESEDDKVFISKSKKPQRPKYMTRSKDRGKPTSKSKRTAVKINQEVDDEDVEDEDEDDETLGGFIVDDENLEEEEEVGDEEEEEEEELADGDEDE
- the LOC105163455 gene encoding uncharacterized protein LOC105163455; amino-acid sequence: MSVKPTVALRAILVGGIAAFAKIGGAMKAAGGAKIGAAAAAVTAAATAAVSGPKQDPKTAPPQSSK